The following are encoded together in the Notolabrus celidotus isolate fNotCel1 chromosome 9, fNotCel1.pri, whole genome shotgun sequence genome:
- the LOC117819555 gene encoding calcium-binding protein P-like gives MKLTVALLCFSLLLVHINMTLAKKGGGGFGGKLNIFKKTPKTPSKQPKQPKPRGNPNQGSNPNQGEYPNQGSNPNQGGYPNQGSYPNQGRYPNQGGYPNQGGNPNQGGNPNQGGSPNQGGYPNQGGYTNQGGYPNQGGNPNQGRYPNQGGSPNQGGYPNQGGYPNQGGYPNQGGYPNQGGYPNQGGYPNQGGYPNQGGYPNQGGYPNQGGYPNQGGYPNQGGYPNQGGYPNQGGYPHQPGRPGGYPNQGGYPNQAGYPNQGGYPQHPGSPYSGGHGSYGGYPGGYMNYNPNSRIPSPHYGGSFGYGGYGGGGGSPFSHSVQQMGMYPKDQSRGFGRSAVVAAAGGAMAGMALGYGLGRFPRPHFEFHSPQEEYYYNRYMYRRYGMRSTDTNDYSRDYKYSKPPESYDSYMDSCMKRTDLLPAENPKQNNKQASATTTIVITTTTATSTAAVSTTPPNSNTTLSSSTAAKNSSISESSTLPPLNTSEVNSRSPAADALRETAPNNDDDDDDTVSIVEIGYPALINQLKVRRCVELYMAYSDKYLSKKTEPRVSDGVRGLNIGSHGLLAVIISTALIMLNSNMLMLLQ, from the coding sequence ATGAAGCTGACTGtagctttgttgtgtttttccctGCTTTTGGTTCATATTAATATGACCCTGGCCAAGAAAGGTGGTGGGGGGTTTGGTGGAAAACTTAATATTTTTAAGAAAACCCCCAAAACACCCTCTAAACAGCCAAAACAACCCAAACCAAGGGGGAACCCAAACCAAGGAAGCAACCCGAACCAAGGAGAATACCCGAACCAAGGAAGCAACCCGAACCAAGGAGGATACCCGAACCAAGGAAGCTACCCGAACCAAGGAAGATACCCAAACCAAGGAGGATACCCAAACCAAGGAGGTAACCCGAACCAAGGAGGAAACCCGAACCAAGGAGGATCCCCAAACCAAGGAGGTTACCCTAATCAAGGGGGATACACAAACCAAGGAGGATACCCAAACCAAGGAGGAAACCCGAACCAAGGACGATACCCGAATCAAGGAGGATCCCCAAACCAAGGAGGTTACCCTAATCAAGGGGGATACCCAAACCAAGGAGGATACCCAAACCAAGGAGGTTACCCAAACCAAGGAGGTTACCCGAATCAGGGGGGATACCCAAACCAAGGAGGATACCCTAATCAAGGGGGATACCCAAACCAAGGAGGATACCCTAATCAAGGGGGATACCCAAACCAAGGAGGATACCCAAACCAAGGAGGTTACCCGAATCAAGGGGGATATCCAAACCAAGGGGGATACCCTCATCAACCAGGCAGGCCTGGGGGATACCCAAACCAAGGAGGATACCCAAATCAAGCAGGATACCCGAACCAAGGAGGATACCCTCAGCACCCAGGTAGCCCATACAGTGGAGGTCATGGCAGTTACGGAGGTTATCCTGGTGGATACATGAACTACAACCCAAACAGCAGAATCCCAAGTCCGCACTATGGTGGCAGCTTTGGATATGGGGGctatggtggtggtggtggctcTCCCTTTTCACACTCGGTCCAGCAAATGGGCATGTATCCCAAAGACCAGTCCAGGGGGTTTGGGCGCAGTGCAGTTGTGGCAGCTGCTGGAGGGGCTATGGCAGGAATGGCCCTGGGTTACGGTTTAGGAAGGTTCCCTCGCCCTCACTTTGAGTTCCACAGCCCCCAGGAGGAGTATTACTACAACCGCTACATGTACAGGAGATATGGTATGAGGTCTACAGATACGAATGACTACAGCAGAGACTACAAGTACAGTAAACCCCCTGAATCCTACGATAGCTACATGGACTCCTGCATGAAGAGAACAGACTTACTCCCTGCAGAGAATCCAaagcaaaacaataaacaagctTCTGCAACCACAACTATAGttatcaccaccaccaccgcaACCTCTACAGCTGCTGTAAGTACCACTCCTCCCAACAGTAATACTACTCTGAGCAGCAGCACTGCAGCAAAAAActcctccatttctgaatcttcaactcttcctcctcttaatACGTCCGAGGTAAATTCTAGATCTCCAGCAGCAGATGCTCTCAGAGAAACTGCTCctaacaatgatgatgatgatgatgacacagTCAGCATCGTAGAGATCGGCTACCCGGCACTGATCAATCAGCTGAAGGTCAGGAGATGTGTGGAGCTGTACATGGCTTACTCTGATAAATATTTGAGTAAAAAGACTGAGCCCAGAGTTAGTGATGGGGTACGAGGACTGAATATTGGCTCACACGGACTACTAGCAGTGATTATCAGTACTGCACTGATTATGCTGAATAGCAACATGCTAATGCTGCTGCAGTGA
- the LOC117818237 gene encoding uncharacterized protein LOC117818237, whose translation MKLNSFSVFSLSLLLLCTHFSLAKKGGGGGFGRSGSSGRSGNSKTSWFSKGNSQSKTNTGQKTNQGPNTQGRNPKQPAQPNPGNYPRQSPAGGPHNQNPMRGSTHGGYQGGYMNYNPNNKVLSPRFGGSYGYGGRGSWGGSPFSQSVQQMGMYPNDRSRGFGRTAVVAAAGGAMAGMALGYGLGRFPRPYFPFRSPHDEYSYNHYMYRRYGTRSTDTNDYSRDYEYKPPQDSYNIYMKSCMQRTDLLPAENPKPNNKQAAMTPGTGKVSNGTETMDTATESSSTSAPSFQRPMNLDETNPEDDDDTVSIMEIGYPELMEQIKARRCLELYMEHSEKYLQVRNTAGGQGLEMGWRVFLAVFTSTILVLLSSNMQMH comes from the coding sequence ATGAAGCTGaattccttttctgttttttccctGTCACTTCTTTTGTTGTGTACCCATTTTTCCCTGGCAAAGAAGGGAGGAGGCGGCGGATTTGGTAGAAGTGGTAGCTCTGGCAGAAGTGGCAATTCAAAGACTTCCTGGTTCAGCAAAGGCAACTCCCAAAGTAAAACTAACACAGGCCAGAAAACTAACCAGGGCCCCAACACTCAGGGCAGAAACCCCAAACAACCCGCACAACCCAATCCAGGAAATTATCCCCGTCAATCACCCGCAGGAGGCCCCCATAATCAGAATCCTATGCGTGGATCCACACACGGAGGTTATCAAGGTGGATATATGAACTATAACCCAAATAACAAAGTCCTTAGCCCTCGCTTTGGAGGCAGCTATGGTTATGGGGGCCGCGGGTCTTGGGGTGGCTCTCCCTTTTCCCAATCAGTTCAGCAAATGGGCATGTATCCCAATGATCGGTCCAGAGGGTTTGGGCGCACTGCAGTTGTGGCAGCAGCTGGAGGGGCTATGGCAGGAATGGCCCTGGGTTACGGTTTAGGAAGATTCCCCCGCCCTTACTTCCCTTTCCGCAGCCCTCATGATGAGTATTCCTACAACCACTACATGTACAGGAGATATGGTACACGGTCTACAGATACAAATGACTACAGCAGAGACTACGAGTACAAACCCCCCCAGGATTCTTATAATATATACATGAAATCCTGCATGCAGAGAACGGATTTACTTCCTGCAGAGAATCCAAAGCCAAACAACAAACAGGCTGCCATGACTCCAGGCACTGGCAAAGTCAGCAACGGGACAGAAACAATGGACACTGCAACAGAGAGCTCTTCAACCTCTGCCCCTTCGTTTCAACGTCCCATGAATCTGGATGAAACCAATcctgaagatgatgatgatacagTCAGCATTATGGAGATCGGATACCCAGAACTGATGGAGCAGATAAAGGCCAGGAGGTGCTTGGAGCTTTACATGGAACACTCTGAAAAGTACTTACAAGTTAGAAACACTGCAGGGGGACAGGGACTTGAGATGG